A window from Suncus etruscus isolate mSunEtr1 chromosome 18, mSunEtr1.pri.cur, whole genome shotgun sequence encodes these proteins:
- the FKBPL gene encoding FK506-binding protein-like has translation METASIIPAGEVKSSQPQQLQDQNVLDSAQIRHQSQETSTEIFEPRASPDPENQILETLPGTEKLIAGLEGLSDHSHRPASDVAEPFQTSALWHCPDGSFVKKIITPGKGLDKPKLGSHCRVLALGFPSESGIPEGRSELTVGLGSWREGTWGELTEKCLESMCQGEEAELQPTGYSGSPVRLTLASFTQGRDSWEMEASEKKALAEHERARGTELFCAGNPKGAAQCYGQALKLLLTLPPPGPSERTVLHANLAACQLLLGLPHLAVQSCDRALEREPGHLKALYRRGVAQAALGNLDKATADLKKVLTMDPKNRAAQEELRKVIIKGKTQDAELAQGLRKMFD, from the coding sequence ATGGAGACGGCTTCAATCATTCCAGCCGGAGAGGTAAAGAGCTCTCAGCCGCAACAACTACAGGACCAGAACGTCTTGGATTCAGCTCAGATTAGGCATCAGTCCCAAGAAACATCTACTGAAATCTTTGAGCCTAGAGCGAGCCCAGATCCAGAGAACCAAATTTTAGAGACGCTGCCAGGGACAGAGAAACTGATTGCTGGACTTGAAGGACTCTCTGATCACTCTCACAGACCCGCCAGTGATGTGGCAGAGCCCTTTCAAACTTCTGCTCTGTGGCACTGCCCCGATGGGAGTTTTGTGAAGAAGATCATAACCCCTGGGAAAGGCTTGGACAAACCCAAACTTGGCTCCCATTGCCGGGTACTGGCTTTGGGGTTTCCCTCCGAGTCAGGGATACCAGAAGGCCGGTCAGAGCTAACAGTGGGGCTAGGGTCGTGGAGGGAAGGAACTTGGGGGGAGCTCACTGAGAAATGCTTGGAGTCCATGTGCCAAGGTGAGGAGGCTGAGCTGCAACCCACTGGGTACTCTGGCTCTCCGGTTAGACTCACACTGGCCTCCTTCACGCAGGGACGGGACTCTTGGGAGATGGAGGCCAGCGAAAAGAAGGCCCTGGCTGAGCATGAGCGTGCCAGGGGCACAGAACTGTTTTGTGCTGGGAACCCTAAAGGGGCAGCCCAATGCTATGGGCAAGCTCTGAAGCTGCTGCTGACTTTACCCCCACCTGGCCCTTCAGAACGAACAGTCCTTCATGCCAACCTGGCTGCCTGTCAGTTGCTGCTGGGACTGCCCCACTTAGCAGTTCAGAGCTGCGACCGGGCCCTTGAGCGGGAGCCAGGGCATTTAAAGGCCTTGTACCGAAGGGGGGTTGCACAGGCTGCCCTTGGCAACTTGGACAAAGCAACTGCTGACCTCAAGAAGGTGCTGACCATGGACCCCAAGAACCGGGCAGCTCAGGAGGAGCTGAGAAAGGTTATCATTAAGGGCAAGACCCAGGATGCAGAACTGGCTCAGGGTTTGCGCAAGATGTTTGACTAA
- the ATF6B gene encoding cyclic AMP-dependent transcription factor ATF-6 beta, which produces MFGGRGAKMAELMLLSEIADPTRFFTDNLLSPEDWDCTLYTGLDEVAEEPTQLFRCPEQDDPFGSSSLDLGMDVSPPEPPWDSLPIFQATLPPDLQVKSEPSSPCSSSSLSSETSQLSTEPSNQASGVGEMLIVKTESLAPPLCLLGDDPGSPFETVQISVGPTSNDPSDVQTKLEPVSPCSSVHSEASLLSTESPNQAFGEEILEVKTESPSPQGCLLKDVSGPLPGAVQISMGPSPDGSSGKALPARKPPLQPKPVVITTVPMPPRPVPPSTTVLLQPLVQPPPVSPVVLIQGAIRVQPEGPTPPTPRPERKSIVPAPVHGNSCPPEVDAKLLKRQQRMIKNRESACQSRRKKKEYLQGLEARLQAVLADNQQLRRENAALRRRLEALLAENSELKLGSGNRKVVCIMVFLLFIAFNFGPVSISEPPPAPISPRMTGEGPRPRRHLLEFSAQEPLGGVEPLQDSQGPAEAPSSLGPPSFRNLTAFAGGTKELLLRDLDQLFLASDCRHFNRTESLRLADELSGWVQRHQRGRRKVPQRVQERQKSQLRKKSPPVKAVPTQPPGPPGPPGRDSVGQLQLYRHPDRSQPEFLDAIDRREDTFYVVSFRRDHLLLPAISHNKTSRPKMSLVMPAMAPNETLSGRGPPGDYEEMMQIECEVMDTRVIHIKTSTVPPSLRKQPPSTPGNGTGGPLPASATDQTHQATRQPLYLNHP; this is translated from the exons AtgtttggggggcggggggcaaAGATGGCGGAGCTGATGCTCCTGAGCGAGATCGCGGACCCGACTCGTTTTTTCACCGATAACTTGCTGAGCCCGGAGGACTGGG ACTGCACCTTGTACACGGGCCTGGATGAAGTGGCCGAGGAGCCCACGCAGCTCTTTCGTTGCCCAGAGCAAGATGACCCG TTTGGCAGCAGCTCTCTGGATCTGGGGATGGATGTCAGCCCCCCTGAACCTCCATGGGACTCCCTACCTATCTTCCAAG CCACTTTACCTCCAGATCTGCAGGTGAAGTCTGAGCCATCCTCCCCCTGCTCTTCTTCCTCACTCAGCTCGGAAACGTCCCAGCTTTCTACAGAGCCCTCCAACCAG GCCTCTGGTGTGGGGGAGATGTTGATTGTGAAGACTGAGTCCTTGGCACCCCCACTCTGCCTTCTGGGAGATGATCCAGGATCTCCATTTGAAACTGTCCAGATCAGTGTAGGCCCCACCTCCAATGACCCATCAG ATGTCCAAACCAAGCTAGAACCTGTTTCTCCATGTTCCTCTGTTCATTCAGAGGCTTCCCTGCTCTCAACAGAGTCCCCCAATCAG GCTTTCGGAGAAGAGATCCTGGAGGTGAAGACAGAGTCCCCATCCCCTCAGGGCTGTCTCCTGAAGGATGTCTCAGGTCCCCTACCTGGAGCTGTCCAGATCAGCATGGGCCCTTCCCCTGATGGCTCCTCAG GCAAAGCCCTGCCTGCCCGGAAGCCACCCCTTCAGCCCAAACCTGTGGTGATAACCACTGTCCCGATGCCACCCCGCCCTGTGCCTCCCAGCACCACCGTCCTTTTACAGCCTCTTGTCCAGCCTCCTCCAG TGTCCCCAGTTGTTCTCATCCAAGGTGCTATTCGGGTCCAGCCGGAGGGCCCAACTCCCCCAACTCCCCGGCCTGAGAGGAAGAGcattgttccagcccctgtaCATGGGAACTCCTGCCCACCCGAGGTGGAC GCGAAGCTACTGAAGCGGCAGCAAAGAATGATCAAGAATCGGGAGTCAGCCTGCCAGTCgcggaggaagaagaaagagtatTTGCAGGGGCTGGAGGCCCGGCTGCAGGCTGTGCTGGCCGACAACCAGCAGCTCCGTCGGGAGAATGCTGCCCTCCGGCGGCGGCTAGAGGCCTTGCTGGCTGAG AACAGCGAGCTCAAGTTAGGGTCTGGAAACCGGAAGGTTGTTTGCATCATGGTCTTCCTTCTCTTCATTGCCTTCAACTTTGGCCCTGTCAG CATCAGCGAGCCTCCTCCAGCTCCCATCTCTCCTCGAATGACTGGAGAGGGACCTCGGCCCCGGCGACACCTGCTTGAGTTCTCAGCACAGGAGCCTCTTGGTGGAGTTGAGCCCCTGCAGGACTCTCAGGGCCCCGCGGAAGCCCCATCCAGCCTAGGCCCACCTAGTTTCAG AAACCTGACAGCCTTTGCTGGAGGCACCAAGGAGCTGCTACTCAGAGACCTGGACCAGCTCTTCCTTGCCTCGGACTGTCGGCACTTCAACCGAACCGAGTCCCTGAG GCTTGCTGACGAGCTGAGTGGCTGGGTCCAGCGCCACCAGAGAGGCCGGCGGAAGGTCCCCCAGAGGGTCCAGGAGAGACAG AAGTCTCAGCTACGGAAGAAATCTCCTCCAGTTAAGGCAGTCCCCACCCAGCCTCCAGGGCCCCCTGGACCCCCTGGAAG GGACTCTGTGGGTCAGCTGCAGCTGTACCGTCACCCAGATCGTTCGCAGCCAGAGTTCCTAGATGCAATAGACCGGCGAGAAGACACGTTCTACGTCGTCTCCTTTCGAAGG GATCACTTACTGCTCCCAGCCATCAGCCACAACAAGACCTCTCGGCCCAAGATGTCCCTGGTGATGCCCGCCATGGCCCCCAATG AGACCCTGTCAGGCCGGGGTCCCCCCGGGGACTATGAGGAGATGATGCAGATCGAGTGCGAGGTCATGGACACCAGGGTGATTCACATCAAGACCTCCACAGTGCCCCCCTCACTCCGAAAACAGCCGCCCTCAACCCCAGGCAATGGAACAGGAGGCCCCTTGCCAGCTTCTGCCACTGATCAGACCCACCAGGCCACACGTCAGCCCCTCTACCTCAATCATCCTTGA